TTGTGGAGGAACCGGCGCATTGGGTTTATAGTAGTGCAGGGGATTATTTGGCGGATAGGAAGGGGTTGCTCGACATTTTATTATTAGAAGGTTTATATTATGTTTGAGGGAAGCGGACGCTTCAAAGAACGTTGCACAAGCCTAAGGCTTGCGCTATTTTTATTAGATGCTAGCCTGCGGCTTGCAGTGTGTTGTGGGTGTAAGTCCATTGGATGAACTTTTGGGTGTGGGAGTGGTTTCGAATAGCCGGGTATAGCAGCCGAAAGCCGCTTTCTAGCCCCGATTGTAGCGGAAACCCCTGCCGTGAATGAATTTTATTTTTTAGTTAATACATTTTGCATAGGTTGGATTTTTGGGTTTGAATTGATTAAAATAGGCAGGGTTGCAGCGAAAAGCGGGGGCGCGGCCCTGAAAAAACGCCGCGGATGGTGCTTTAAATGGTGTTTGTTGACAGATAGTTAATCTATTTCGCACAGATACTTGGCTATTTGAGGAAAACTACCGATATTTGCACTCTCATTTTAAGAAGCATGGCAAGAGTATGTGATTTATCAGGAAAAAGGACGGTTAGCGGGAACAATGTTTCTCACTCGAATCGTAGGACCCGCCGCAAGTTTTACCCGAATTTGCAGGATAAGAAGTTCTTCATAGCTGAGGAAAATCGTTGGGTTACCCTTAAAGTGGCTACCACCACGTTGAAAACCATCAACAAAAAAGGTATCAGCGCCTATTTGAAGGAATTGCGCGCATCAGGCAAAATAATTAAACTTTAAATCTTTTATAAGAGATGGCAAAGAAGAGTAAAGGAAACAGAGTTCAGGTAATATTAGAATGCACTGAGCAAAAAAATACCGATGTTCCCGGTATCAGTCGCTATATTACTACCAAAAGCAGACGTAATACGCCTGACAGGGTTGAGTTTAAAAAATACAATCCGTATTTGAAGAAAAAAACCGTTCACAAAGAAATTAAATAACCTAAAGGAGGTATATTATGGGAAAAATAAGTAAAAATGCCCGTGTTTCCGGCGGTGGAAAAGGAAAAATTTCCGGCGGTGGAAAAGAAATGGTAAAAGTAATTGTTACCGAAAAATCGGCGAAAACCGGTGCCTACATCTTCAAAGAACGTATTGTTCATAAAGACAAGGTTCAGGATGTATTAAAAGGTAATGCTTAATTTCACCGGCTTACAATATTTAAAGCTTCTATGAAAGTAGAGGCTTTTTTTGTACCCCTAACTTAAAATTTCATGGGTTTATTCAGCATTTTCAAAAAAGAACAAAAAGAGGATCTCAATAAAGGTTTAGAGAAAACCAAACAAAGTATTTTTTCGAGAATTACTAAGGCAATTGCCGGAAAAAATACTGTTGATGATGATTTTTTGGATGAATTGGAAAATATTCTCATTTCCAGTGATGTGGGCGTGGAAACAACTCTTAAAATTATAGACAGATTAACAAAAAGAGTTGCAGGGGAAAAATATTTTGGCAGCAACGAATTAAATGAAATATTAAAAGAGGAAGTAGTAAAATTGCTTTCTGAAAATAATACTCCTGATTTTACAACATACGAAGTTCCGGCTAATACAAAACCTTATATAGTTTTGGTAGTTGGTGTAAATGGTGTAGGCAAAACAACCACGATAGGAAAACTCGCCTATCAATTTAAACAAAGCGGAAAAAACGTTTTATTGGGTGCAGCGGATACCTTTCGCGCTGCAGCCGTTGATCAATTAACCATTTGGGCCGATAGAGTTGGGGTGCCCATTATTAAACAACAAATGGGTGCCGATCCTGCTGCGGTTGCTTTCGATACGGTTAATGCGGCAAAAACACAGAACGCTGATGTTGTATTAATAGATACCGCCGGTAGATTACACAATAAAGTAAATCTGATGAACGAATTATCGAAAATAAAAAGGGTAATTCAAAAAGTATATCCCGACGCACCTCATGATGTTTTATTGGTATTAGATGCATCAACCGGGCAAAACGCTTTTGAACAGGCAAAACAATTTACTGCGGCTACAGAAGTTACTTGTTTGGCGCTCACAAAATTGGATGGAACCGCAAAGGGCGGAGTTGTGTTAGGTATTGCAGATCAATTTAAAATTCCGGTTAAATATATTGGAGTGGGGGAGAAGATGCATCAGTTGCAGGTGTTTAATAAATCGGAATTTGTTGATTCACTGTTGGGCTGAAGCCCAAAAATGTACCAATGTACCAATTAACAGCCAAATTAATGTACCAATTAACAGCCGCATTAACGTAATAAAAATAAATTAACACTAATATCATCAATAACTTTTTAATTTAGTAAAATAATTCCACCATACCGATCACATAAGCAGCCGCAGGCAGCGGTTATATTGGGTTCATTGGTACATTGGTACATTTAATTCATTGGTACATTTGATAAATGTTCACAGCGAAGTAGAATTTAATAATAATGAAAGTACGTACACTACGTAAAGATAAAGTAAACATCATCACCTTAGGTTGCAGTAAAAATACTGTGGACAGTGAGGTGTTATTGTCGCAGTTGAATGCAAACGATATAGATGCACATCATCAAAGGGAAAAAGATGATTGTAATATTATTATAGTGAATACCTGTGGATTTATTGACAATGCAAAACAGGAATCCATAGATACCATATTAAATTATGCGGAGGCGAAAGCAAATGGTGAGATAGATAAATTGTATGTTACGGGTTGTTTGAGTCACCGATATAAAGACGAATTACAGTTGGAAATTCCGGAGGTGGATGCATGGTTTGGCACCATGGAGCTGCCACAAATGCTAAAGCGATTTAATGCGGATTATAAACATGAACTGATTGGTGAACGACGTATTTCCACGCCAAGCCATTATGCATATTTAAAAATTTCGGAAGGATGTAACAGAACTTGTTCTTTTTGCGCAATTCCTTTAATGCGAGGAAATCATGTTTCGAAAACCATTGAAGAAATAGTAAAAGAAGCAAAATATCTTGCAAGTATTGGTGTTAAAGAAATAATGTTGATCGCGCAGGAATTAACTTACTATGGATTAGATATTTATAAAAAAAGAACATTACCTGAATTATTATATGCCTTAAATGAAGTGGACGGCATTGAATGGATTCGTTTACATTATGCTTATCCATCTAAATTCCCTTTGGAAATTATTGATGCAATTAAAAATTGCGATCATGTTTGTAATTATTTGGATATGCCACTGCAACATGCAAGTAATAATATATTACGTGCAATGAACAGGCAGATATCTAAAGAAGAAACTATTGAACTTATTAATAATATCAGAACTCAGATACCGGATATTGGCTTGCGTACAACAATGCTCGTTGGATTTCCTGGGGAAACTGAAGAGGATGTAGATGAACTTGCAGAGTTTGTTGATCAGATGAAATTTGACCGATTAGGCGTATTCACCTATTCGCATGAGGAGGGCACGAGTGGATATTTATTAAAGGATGAAATTTCTGCGGAAGAAAAAAGTGAACGGGCTGCACGCATAATGGAAGTGCAACAACAAATATCTTTAGATAAGAATCAGGAAAAGGTGGGAAAAGTATTTAAGGTATTGATCGACAGAGTAGAGAGTAATAATTTTGTTGGAAGAACAGAATTTGATTCACCTGAAGTTGATAATGAGGTTTTAATTGATGCTTCGAAGTTTTATTTACGTGTTGGCGATTTCACCAATATCAAAATTATAAGAGCAGAAGAATTTGACCTTTTTGGAGAACCGTTATAAATTCTAAAACATTTAAATATTTTTATCTTGAAATTAGAAAAGATATCATATCGTGAAACGGGTCGCTTCGCAAAAATTGTAACAGATTATTTAGAAGGCTCCTCTCCATTACGACCGTTTTATAAATATGAACCGAATATCGATTCGATTCAGGAGGCGATGAATGATAAATTGAAGGAAAATATTGATGGAAATAAATTAGCAGATAATTTGTTGGAGCAATATTCTCAAATTGATATGCCTGCTAAAGTATTTTCAAATATTAATTTATTCAGAAATAAAAATACCTTTTGTGTAGTTACCGCACATCAACTCAATATTTTTACCGGGCCGCTCTATTATATATATAAAACGATATCTACTATTCAGCTATGTAATACACTTAATAATAAATATCCGGAAAATAATTTTGTTCCTGTGTTTTGGTTGGGCAGTGAGGATCATGATTTTGCAGAAATTAATCATTTTCAATTGTATGGCAAAACCTACACATGGGATGATGTTCAGGGCGGGGTTTGCGGAAAATATAATACAGACTCCCTTCAGAATATATTGCACGAATTGATCCCTGTATTAGGAGATACAGAAAATGCCCATTTTTTAATTTCATTGTTTAAAAATGCA
The genomic region above belongs to Bacteroidota bacterium and contains:
- the rpmB gene encoding 50S ribosomal protein L28, which gives rise to MARVCDLSGKRTVSGNNVSHSNRRTRRKFYPNLQDKKFFIAEENRWVTLKVATTTLKTINKKGISAYLKELRASGKIIKL
- the rpmG gene encoding 50S ribosomal protein L33, whose amino-acid sequence is MAKKSKGNRVQVILECTEQKNTDVPGISRYITTKSRRNTPDRVEFKKYNPYLKKKTVHKEIK
- a CDS encoding DUF4295 family protein, with the protein product MGKISKNARVSGGGKGKISGGGKEMVKVIVTEKSAKTGAYIFKERIVHKDKVQDVLKGNA
- the ftsY gene encoding signal recognition particle-docking protein FtsY — protein: MGLFSIFKKEQKEDLNKGLEKTKQSIFSRITKAIAGKNTVDDDFLDELENILISSDVGVETTLKIIDRLTKRVAGEKYFGSNELNEILKEEVVKLLSENNTPDFTTYEVPANTKPYIVLVVGVNGVGKTTTIGKLAYQFKQSGKNVLLGAADTFRAAAVDQLTIWADRVGVPIIKQQMGADPAAVAFDTVNAAKTQNADVVLIDTAGRLHNKVNLMNELSKIKRVIQKVYPDAPHDVLLVLDASTGQNAFEQAKQFTAATEVTCLALTKLDGTAKGGVVLGIADQFKIPVKYIGVGEKMHQLQVFNKSEFVDSLLG
- the rimO gene encoding 30S ribosomal protein S12 methylthiotransferase RimO; amino-acid sequence: MKVRTLRKDKVNIITLGCSKNTVDSEVLLSQLNANDIDAHHQREKDDCNIIIVNTCGFIDNAKQESIDTILNYAEAKANGEIDKLYVTGCLSHRYKDELQLEIPEVDAWFGTMELPQMLKRFNADYKHELIGERRISTPSHYAYLKISEGCNRTCSFCAIPLMRGNHVSKTIEEIVKEAKYLASIGVKEIMLIAQELTYYGLDIYKKRTLPELLYALNEVDGIEWIRLHYAYPSKFPLEIIDAIKNCDHVCNYLDMPLQHASNNILRAMNRQISKEETIELINNIRTQIPDIGLRTTMLVGFPGETEEDVDELAEFVDQMKFDRLGVFTYSHEEGTSGYLLKDEISAEEKSERAARIMEVQQQISLDKNQEKVGKVFKVLIDRVESNNFVGRTEFDSPEVDNEVLIDASKFYLRVGDFTNIKIIRAEEFDLFGEPL